In the Sphingobacterium sp. PCS056 genome, GAGCATTCGGTAACTCGATTAGTCGAAGGTAGGCTTGCTAACATCCCTGTAACACGAAAGGATAAGTATGCTCCAATTTATTGCTCCGTTGATGAATTGTCAGCAGGCAATCTCAATATGGCTGTCGAAGGGTTTCCTTTACCTGTTTGGGTTTGCCCAAATAAAAATTCATTTGACATACCTCCCGCTTTAAGAGATTTATACTTTGAAATGACTGACGCTATCGCTTTTTGGTTGTGGCAATGTCAGGAATTTATAAATACCGATTTATCTCATCTTGAGCAAACACCTATTGTTTTTAGGTTCGAATTTGAACAAGAAGACCGTTTTAATTCTATAGAACGAAACTTTGAACGTGATCCTGAACTGGCCGGTTATTTCAATATATCTATTGATGGCAATACTATCTCAATATGGATACCACCTGCCATAATACCATATCTATATGGGGCAGATAACCAAGGAGAGCGAGAATTAACAAGACAGATTCTTTTAGGAATAAATCTGCTATTGGAAGCTCAACAAAAGCCGACTATCGAGTCTGCTAGAATTAATCAAATTGTTGATGCAGCAGCACCACTTGGAGTTAAGAAGAAAATCTTTATTCTGGATACGACTGACAACCTATTACTAGATCCTTCAAACCTTACAGGTCATAGATATTTACAGGGCTTCAATGTAAACACTATATTAAATAGTCTTATTCCGGGATTAGGTAACTTATGCCCTCCGTTTGGAGAGATTACTGATAAAGCCTCAAAGACCAAATTGACAAGGGATGTAGTGATGCGAGTGTTGCTACCTATGTTGCAGACAACAATCAGCCAATACCCTAATGAAGCTCTCCTCAAAAGATTAATTAACCTCAATGAAAGCTTAATTCATAAAAGAGAAGAACTAAGAGTCAAAACAGCAACCCGAATCGCATGCTTTGTTACTCAGGAACAACAAACAAGTGATCTACAGGATAGCCTTGCCAAACTCAATCAAACTACCATCGCAGTAAGGTGTTTAATAGAACATATAGCAGCTGAACCTGTCGCAGGAAATAAGATTGTTAGCACAACGGCTATAGATGAGCTTATAGCAATTATGAACGCTATAATTGACTGGGGTTCTATAGGTGATCAGATTGAATTTGATCTTTTTGAAATAGAGATGGGTATATTGCCTTCTGGCCGAATTGGTATATCTAAGCAGCTTTTCAAAGAAATCTTTGATCCTTATTATTATTCGAAATCGCAGGAGAATGTACGCGATGCTATGGACACGTTTCAACAAGTATTTCCACAGCTTAATCCTATAGAAGGCTCAGATGTACCTGAAAGTCTTGATAATGCTTTTACAGAGGAGTTTGAAATCTCCTTCTCAAGGTTGTGTAAGGTAGTAAATGACTTGGGAATTATAGCCTACTCTCAACCTGACGCATGTGCAACCATGCTTAAAAAAGATTTATTCATTGAAATAAATAAACATGATCAAACCTATTCCGAGGAAGAATTTAATACAGCAATAGCATATCTGAGTTTATTTAATAGAGGAAAAATTCATCATGTTCCTGCTGGTTTTGACAACATTGACATTTCACCTTGGCGGTTTAACAGAAGACTTTCCCTGCTTCGAAAACCTTTAATCTTGGTTGACAATCCCGAAGACCCAGACAACCCAATTGTTTACTGGGGACTTAGACAACTGCTTTCAAGTAGAATGTATTGGTATGATCAATGTACCACCAACAGACTCAGAGTGCGTGAAGATGGACCAGTACAAAAAGTCTTAGGTAAATTGGCACAGCGTAATGGTAAAAAATTAGTGGAATCTGTTCTAAATGTATTTGACACAAATGACCTAATAATTGATTCTGAAGTTCCAATTAATCCAAGAACAGCCCTTAAAAATCATACAGACATCGGTGATGTTGACATTCTTGTAATAGACACTTCTACAAAGACTATTTACAGTTTGGAATGTAAAAGCATGGCCCCAAGTCGAAACATCAAAGAAATGATTGGGGAGATTGACAAACTGCTTGGCAGTGGTTCGGATAAAGGTTGGATCGATAAGCATGTGGAGCGAGATAAATGGTTAAAAGCAAATTTGAATAAACTCAGTATAGAGTACAGTTTGGATTTATCCGATTATACAGTAAAGTCATTTTTCGTAACACAGGAAGATATGTTGACACCTTATCTTAAAACAAGGCAATTGGCAATACCCTTTATTTCACTTTATAATTTAAAGGGAAATGGATTAGAAGCTTTCAATTGAAAGCTTTTGGTAGTGTAAAGTGAATTGTGTCACTGATCTCTAATTGATGTTAAACCCGAAGAAGGGCTAAACATCAATTAGTGTCTCGTGGTATTTTTGATAAAGGAATGGAATGTATGATGAGAATATCAAAAACACCGCCAATAACGGAACCTAAGTGACTAAGCAGACGAGCCAAACTCGAAAATAGCGAGACTGTATCGTGAACTGTGTCAGTGGAATAATTTAATAAGAATTTATATATTTAATTATTCAAACGATATGGTCATGAAAGAAAAGACCCCATTCGATTTTTCATTCATAGTTGTTTTTTAATTGTATTCAAGAGTGCTTCGTCGTTTTGAACGCTTCAAAGAGCAAGCTATGCAAGATCTTTACAAAGGGAAGAGTTTATCTCCCAACGACGGTGTACTAGTGCCCTTAATGAAGCATTTACTGGAGTCTATGGTGGACGGAGAACTAGAGAACCATCTTTAAGAGG is a window encoding:
- a CDS encoding SEC-C domain-containing protein translates to MKITRNDKCPCGSDKKYKKCCMDSSRTFSTSDAQQQSPFFSECNSIDLLKSFAGLTLLAQNHGKNVRFEELSSICLRNFNDDKPNVSQAALTTFLNENYPSHYMEDPVTNLFTDLITFYGGDYIIFPGITEGGSYVPSKLLTAIYNWPDSGIPDWLKNNCMHAFLLILNLSDRIATRLRYGKYQFEEVENNLISIPDSTLLAEIKAAVTFSEEEITQLLQSKQIAREALNMFVLDIHDPELVNDHIEESPLLAKPIIHRNGEYIITSPATLSYALVDFIHSEANTLGCLPDVSNTYHNVIWNYTQLHLKQLGFSRIDIPTISENTASNIREAIYRFDDDKLAFVQYLTSGKQSHQERKQRIINDTLALPEYDGYQFMDISLISSMGQDLFFMYRYTENSLSIAMQIYDFETLVKLKEHEAFDLWNFANARDSQIPDSNMFGASFLDVFKVYKENDDSFYVSDDSSGIILHVEPGYAGSLYQEAKLLSDEHSVTRLVEGRLANIPVTRKDKYAPIYCSVDELSAGNLNMAVEGFPLPVWVCPNKNSFDIPPALRDLYFEMTDAIAFWLWQCQEFINTDLSHLEQTPIVFRFEFEQEDRFNSIERNFERDPELAGYFNISIDGNTISIWIPPAIIPYLYGADNQGERELTRQILLGINLLLEAQQKPTIESARINQIVDAAAPLGVKKKIFILDTTDNLLLDPSNLTGHRYLQGFNVNTILNSLIPGLGNLCPPFGEITDKASKTKLTRDVVMRVLLPMLQTTISQYPNEALLKRLINLNESLIHKREELRVKTATRIACFVTQEQQTSDLQDSLAKLNQTTIAVRCLIEHIAAEPVAGNKIVSTTAIDELIAIMNAIIDWGSIGDQIEFDLFEIEMGILPSGRIGISKQLFKEIFDPYYYSKSQENVRDAMDTFQQVFPQLNPIEGSDVPESLDNAFTEEFEISFSRLCKVVNDLGIIAYSQPDACATMLKKDLFIEINKHDQTYSEEEFNTAIAYLSLFNRGKIHHVPAGFDNIDISPWRFNRRLSLLRKPLILVDNPEDPDNPIVYWGLRQLLSSRMYWYDQCTTNRLRVREDGPVQKVLGKLAQRNGKKLVESVLNVFDTNDLIIDSEVPINPRTALKNHTDIGDVDILVIDTSTKTIYSLECKSMAPSRNIKEMIGEIDKLLGSGSDKGWIDKHVERDKWLKANLNKLSIEYSLDLSDYTVKSFFVTQEDMLTPYLKTRQLAIPFISLYNLKGNGLEAFN